A window of Ictidomys tridecemlineatus isolate mIctTri1 chromosome 15, mIctTri1.hap1, whole genome shotgun sequence contains these coding sequences:
- the Tppp3 gene encoding tubulin polymerization-promoting protein family member 3, with protein MAASTDVAGLEESFRKFAIHGDPKASGQEMNGKNWAKLCKDCKVADGKAVTGTDVDIVFSKVKGKSARVINYEEFKKALEELATKRFKGKSKEEAFDAICQLVAGKEPANLGVTKAKTGGAVDRLTDTSKYTGSHKERFDESGKGKGIAGRQDILDDSGYVSAYKNAGTYDAKVKK; from the exons ATGGCAGCAAGCACAGATGTAGCTGGGCTGGAGGAGAGCTTCCGCAAGTTCGCCATCCATGGTGACCCCAAGGCCAGCGGGCAAGAGATGAATGGCAAGAACTGGGCCAAGCTGTGCAAGGACTGCAAGGTGGCTGATGGAAAGGCCGTGACAGGGACTGACGTCGACATCGTCTTCTCCAAAGTCAA GGGAAAGTCTGCTCGGGTTATCAACTATGAGGAATTCAAAAAGGCCTTGGAAGAGCTGGCAACCAAGCGGTTCAAGGGGAAGAGCAAGGAGGAGGCTTTCGATGCCATCTGCCAGTTGGTGGCAGGCAAGGAACCAGCCAACTTGGGTGTCACT aaagcaaaaacagGGGGTGCTGTGGACCGGCTGACGGATACCAGCAAGTACACGGGCTCCCACAAAGAGCGCTTCGATGAGAGCGGCAAGGGCAAGGGCATTGCTGGACGGCAAGACATCCTGGATGACAGTGGCTATGTGAGTGCCTACAAGAATGCAGGCACCTATGATGCCAAGGTGAAGAagtga
- the Zdhhc1 gene encoding palmitoyltransferase ZDHHC1 isoform X9 has product MSCCALEQRILGEEDQSKPESLEHTQWPNANVRDKSYAGPLPIFNRSQHAHVIEDLHCNLCDVDVSARSKHCSACNKCVCGFDHHCKWLNNCVGERNYRWSSGVLTAAHGWARLFLHSVASALLGVLLLVLVATYVFVEFFVNPMQLRTNQHFEVCLCLAVLKNHTDVWFVFLPAAPVETQAPAILALAALLILLGLLSTALLGHLLCFHIYLMWHKLTTYEYIVQHRPPQEAKEAHRKLESCHPKMRPIQEMEFYLRTFSHVRPEPPGQARPAAIDANPSRFLATGGPVEPPRPSSSDTLALPPRIRPQKKRKRRMYKVPRSGILDRETQLPRLRGLRGPGRSSSSSTDSSGASPVHATGPAGSYHSASAESMDEIPVAQTRLGSAALAAPAGRCRETGLALQARAPAVFVSLSSGEPGTPGGREEGLN; this is encoded by the exons ATGCCAATGTACGGGACAAAAGCTATGCAGGACCCCTGCCCATCTTCAACCGCAGCCAACATGCACATGTCATCGAAGATCTGCACTGCAACCTGTGCGACGTGGACGT GAGTGCACGCTCTAAGCACTGCAGTGCTTGCAACAAATGCGTGTGTGGTTTTGATCACCACTGCAAGTGGCTCAACAACTGCGTTGGCGAGAGGAACTACCG CTGGAGCTCTGGGGTGCTGACAGCTGCCCATGGCTGGGCCAGGCTCTTTCTACACAGTGTGGCATCTGCTTTACTGGGTGTCCTGCTCCTGGTGCTGGTGGCCACTTATGTTTTTGTGGAGTTCTTTGTCAACCCCATGCAGCTGCGTACCAACCAACACTTTGAAG TGTGCCTGTGCCTTGCAGTCCTGAAGAATCACACCGATGTGTGGTTTGTGTTCTTGCCTGCTGCCCCTGTGGAGACCCAGGCTCCTGCCATTCTGGCCCTGGCTGCCCTACTCATCCTTCTTGGCCTGCTGTCCACAGCCCTGCTTGGCCACCTGCTCTGCTTCCACATTTACCTCA tgtggcACAAGCTCACCACCTATGAGTACATCGTGCAGCACCGCCCACCACAGGAGGCAAAAGAGGCCCACAGGAAGCTTGAATCATGTCACCCCAAGATGCGACCAATTCAG GAGATGGAGTTCTACCTGAGGACCTTCAGCCATGTACGCCCAGAGCCCCCTGGCCAGGCCAGGCCTGCTGCAATAGATGCAAA TCCCTCCAGGTTTCTTGCCACGGGAGGCCCAGTGGAACCTCCTCGGCCCTCCTCCTCAGACACGCTGGCCCTGCCTCCCAGGATCCGACCCCAG AAAAAGAGGAAGCGGCGCATGTATAAGGTGCCGAGGTCTGGGATCTTGGACCGGGAGACCCAGCTGCCCAGGCTTCGGG GGCTCCGGGGCCCAGGCCGCAGCTCCAGCTCATCGACTGATTCTTCCGGTGCCAGCCCAGTGCACGCCACCGGTCCTGCAGGCTCCTACCACTCCGCGTCAGCAGAGTCTATGGACGAGATTCCAGTGGCTCAGACGCGCCTGGGCAGCGCCGCCCTGGCGGCCCCGGCGGGCAGGTGCCGAGAGACAGGGCTGGCGCTGCAGGCTCGTGCACCGGCGGTTTTCGTGAGCCTAAGCAGCGGCGAGCCCGGGACACCGGGAGGCCGGGAGGAAGGCCTGAATTAG